gatattggatgtgaaaagaaggaaatggttatAACATTgaactttagatgtgtgtgaatttcccacaccaggagtaatttatatagttctattttatagtgatccattatcggTTCAAAAAAATCTATGCAAAAATGCAAAATGTtcaattaaagaaaagatagaaaataaatatttgcgtgtgctgtaaagtggttcgAGAATCGTGGTAAGAagcggctaaaatcggtatcggctggcctatcTCAtagaaaatcggaatcggccaaGAAAGTTGTAATTGGTGCCTCTCTAGTCATAACTCCGTCAAATCTGAACATACAgacatgatataaatattttAAGATTCAGAGTGACTGGCACATTAAACCGCTTAGCAATCATAAGAAATACGCCATTCTTAACTCCAGAACTTGGCTAAGAATATGTTTTATCAAAGTCATCCAGTGATAATTCTACTGTACATCCATAAGCATATTGCAACCAGAAGCGGCTGATAGCTAATTGGGCACATTTTGAATGGTGTCAATTCgccaaaaatgtaaacaagggTGCAAAAAGAGATTGTAGCCCACCGCGTAACTCACTGAATTCATGGCAACATTGCACTTCCTGTTTACATCCTCCAAAGCATCACGGGAACTGTAGTTCCAAAACAATGAGAGATGATTATCCGTCATAGAAGTAGTGAGACTGAGGAGGGGCCACAGTGTCAAACTTTGAAAACCCCTGGCTTAAATTGTGCTACTGTAGCCTAATATCTAATGTCATCCACAAAACAACAGGAACGTTTTTGTCAAACATGCAGGCCAAAGAAGAGCATGACGGCCGTGATGGCAAAGCAACCGTTTGCCTGGGGTGAGAGTGGCAGTTTTGTTGAACATTTTAACCTAATGATATTCACATCCTGCCTGTGAGAGGTCGATTTGTCATTTGTTTGACTTTATCAAAATTCACGGCAGCCATTTTGGGCATACCAAAATAGATTACTACAGTTAGAGGGGGGGAGCCCTTTCTACGCATCCTTATTCTGTTCCTGTAATATTCTCAACCACACGCAACAGTATATGTACAAACACATGCTCATGCAGAACACATGAGCAGACAATTCCCGACATCTAAGGCCTTGAGGCTTGTCTCAATGAATGTGCTGCTGCACCATACACTGCACTCTGCAGTTTAGCACACAAACAAGTGGATCTGAATAACTGGATTCTGGTTTATGGAGAAGAACAAATAAGTATTACAGGTCACCAGTGGGTCGAGAGACGATGTTTGTATAAGCCAGACAAATCTGGCAGACTGTCCGTCTCCCCACAGTCTGCCCACCTGTGCTGTGTTGCTGTTGTCCACCAGGGGGAGCAGTGAACAGACATCATCAGGCTCAAATACAAAAGAGAACATTCTCTCCACTGAGAATACTGACTGCTCTCTCATTTCCATGATGATTGTGGCTCAGGGTTTTTTGTTCCCCTGAAAGTGATCACATTTATAAATCCTTAGGAATTCAGCATTTTCTTGTGTGAGTTATATTAGAAATGCTATCCATCCGTTGCTCCATCTATCTGTGGGAAGTAAAAAGTCTAGCAATTCATCTATCTGTGGGAAGTAAAAGGTCTAGCAATTTCCAAAAAATGCCTCGTTCCAAAAGGTGAAATAAAGAGTGCGGTTTCAGAGAAATGTCAAGATGTCACATGTTGTGTATTTTAGAACAACAAAATGATCAAGGCCTAAAAACTGGACGAATTGAGGAAATGATAGTCCTGTggtaatattaaattaattgtgCTCCCTCAGTGTCCTCATCTCCCTTTtcctcacctgtgtgtgtgtgtgtgtgtgtgtgtgtgtgtgtgtgtgtgtgtgtgtgtgtgtgtgtgtgtgtgtgtgtgtgtgtgtgtgtgtgtgtgtgtgtgtgtgtgtgtgtgtgtgtgtggaacacACAGGGGGCACTGAGCAATTACAGACATTTCATTCAGTCAAAGTCTATAATGAGGAGTAGGCTACATGAAGACGCTCAGTATTGTGCATGTACAGACTCAAATCTTTGTGAAAATGCAGCACTGAACAGATACCTATTCTACTTCTCATTTccttaattaaaaacatttaaagtgaaagggacttttttttacagcttaCAGGAGAATTATCTTGCAACAGATCTGTCCTTATTTGTTAACATGAACAAACCTCTTTCAAAAAGGTAGAATCTCAAATTCTCTCCAGGGCACACATCCTGGAGCTTGCTCTATTGAATAGAGAATGAGTGATTAACTGTGTTCAGGGTTATCCTGATCCAAACTTGTTAGCACTACAATGAAAAAAAGCCTTAtatgaacagaaaaaaacaagcaaattcTGACCTTGGTGTGGGACATTTTGCTGTTTTCTATCCACTTCTGTTCTGACCCCAGAAATCCCATGGTAGGCCTAAGACACAACGGACCCAGTACAGAGTATGGACGCCTGCCAGGGTAAGTTCTCCTACCTGCCTACTTCACCCAGATCTCAATGGGTAAAGCACATAAGATGAACACAGGTGTGGTAGCCACCCTTTGCCGATCTGATAGTTCCCCCTTTTTTGTGTGCCTGTTTGCTTTCGCTATCTATTCTCATTTTCTTGTACATGACAAAAGAAAACCCCTTAACAATCTCATTATCTATGCAGGTAATATGTATCAGTACCttatgagtgagtgagtgctgACGTAAGTGGTGGAGCTGCACAAACTCCAGGCCGCACTGGGAGCAGGTGTAAGGCCTCGGGCTCTGGTGCTTCAGCAGGTGGTTCTGGAGCTGGCTACGGTAGGCGAACGACTTGTTGCACTCAGTGCACTGGAAGGTGTGGGGGCCCTGGTGGCTGGTTTGGTGGCGTTTGAGGTGGGCGTAGGTGGGGAACTCCATGCCACACTGAGAGCAGACATGACAACGTCCGCGCTCGTGCTTCACCTCGTGCGCCCGCAGCTCGCTGGGATAAGCAAAGCCGCGGCGGCAGAAGCGGCAGCTGTAGGGCTTGACGTCAGTGTGTTGGAGCATGTGTCGCTTCAGGTGGCTGGTCTGGGTGAAGCCCTTCTTGCAGACGGTGCATTTGTGGGGACGCGTGCCTTGGTGGGTCAGCAGGTGTGTTTGAAGATGACTGGGCTGCTTGAAGAGCTTCCCGCAATGTGGACAGGCGTGTGGCTTGATGCCATTGTGGCCCAGGATGTGCGTGACCAAGTTGTATTTGGAGGTGTACGATTTATCACACATGCGGCACTTCCAGCGCTTCAGACCATCTCCCACATCCACGCAGTAAGATTCATCAATCTGGATATTGATATCTAGCCGGTCCACTCTGCGGCCGCCGTGGCGACGAGGAGGCTGGGGGTGCGGAGGCTGCTGATGCTGCGCTCCTGCGTTCCCATCCGTCCACATCATGTTCTGGCTGCCGTCTTCGTACTCGCCCGCCATGCCCATTTCGGCCGAATCATAGCTGCCCACTTCGCTGGTCTGGAAGTAGCTGCTGATGGCTTCGTCCTGCTGGGTGGGCTTCATCATGTTGTTCCCCTGGTGTTCTACCTCCTCTTCGTCCTCTCTGCCACCTCGACCGTGGCCCCCCATTGGGCGCTGGCTCTGCAGCCCTCTGTGGCCCTGCTCCCCTCCTCTGTGGCTCAcctgggggggaggagggtgaCCGTGTGTGTTGGCTTGCGGCTGGTTGGATGCTTCCCGCTCACACTCTACACAGTTCTTGTTGGCGCCTCTGAGGGTGGCTGGATCCACCTGTACCAAACCACCTCTGGTAGCCAGATTGTTGAGCATGTGGACACAGGAGGACATTGCAGAGTTCACCACTTCCCCTTTCACATGGGAAGAGGACACATGGGATGAGGACACGTCACCGCCTTGAAGGCTGTGGCGATCGGGGCCCAACATTTTCGCGTCCGGATGTTGAGGGGGCCCCTGCTGCCACCTCCTCTGACTGCAGCTGGGTTGCATCTGTCCGTCTTCTCCCAAGTTGTCTCCCAGATAATCTCCGTTGGCTCCGATAAGCTGGTCTGCGTACTCGTAGTCGACGCCGTCTACTGGTGGTGCGGGGGACTCTTTGGGTTCGCCGGTGTAGAAGCCGTTGGGTGCAATGGTAGCGCCGAACACTTCATTCTGGGAGATGAGACCTAGCACGGCGGCCTGGGCCAGGGACAGCACGACTACggggtctgtctgtgtgcctatgTCCACCAGCCTGGCCATTACCTTGGGCTCACATCTACCCAGGCGCCGGCTTGCCTCCTCCTGGaacaaaaagtgacacaaatagGCATCAGCACTGCAAGGAAGCTATTATCAAAGTATATCTGACTATAGAGATACAATCAGCAAATTGAGGTTGTTCTAACTCATTTTACTACACGTTATTgtgtgggggcgggggggaaatgaatgaaatgtctAAAGTTTAGGAAAAGGTCTGTTTGTTGTTTCAGCCAATTTCTCAACTCTAACTTATGAACAAAATCAGTGTGGAGAAGCTAAGAAAACAATGAAGAACACAACCTCGCTTGCTCTTGATTACTTGAAAACCGCGTGCATTTGTCAATACACGGCAACAAACAATCTAAACTAAGGCAGAAAAGTAATGACAATAATGTGGCTTCAGTCACACTACAGCATACTGTCCTTCAATGAGAATGTGTCCGTCATCAAAAGTGATccaatgaggaaaaaaagatgtCGAGGCTCATCATCCAATCAGAGTGTCTCTTTAAGCCGGTTGTTGACAGAGATaggagaaagacacagagagagaaagaaatttTGATTGAATCACATTTGATTGATTTAAATTTGTGAAGGAGCCCTTAATTGCAAATAGCCAAATCTTTAGATCTAGGGACTGAGACACAAACACTATGAAAGACAACATCCTAATCCTGCGTGCTAACCATgtatggctctgtgtgtgtgtgtgtgtgtgtgtgtgtgtgtgtgtgtgtgtgtgtgtgtgtgtgtgtgtgtgtgtgtgtgtgtgtgtgtgtgtgtgtgtgtgtggggattaGATGGCCTACTGgtctacacaaaaacacacacattcaagtgcaagagggggaaaaaagaaaaagacaaaactgagcaagattaagaaataaaaaaaagaatgtaaaagcaagagaggagacaaaaacagaggagagcagagagagaacacagagggaaaagaggaaaaatctgagacagagggagagagggaagcaggagagagagagagcttagAGCAGGCAAGAGTCTagtggaggggaggggggagagaaaaaagaaaaaagagaatacGAAAGGTAGAGGGAGAGTGAAGGAGAGATAAGGagaagagggggtggggggatggaaagaggaagggagagagagagagagagagagagagagagagagagagagacagacagacactggagagggagggggagagctGAGTGAAAAGTGAGAGAGGGTGAGTGTGGCAGCAGTCAAAAGAGAgcaagagggagaaagagaggaaaaaaaaaaagatatgtagagacagagaggcagggAGAGGCAGTGAGCAACcaggagacagaaggagaaagaaaatgacaaaatgaaagCCAGACAGaatgaaagattaaaaaaaaattgtgaagtGAAAAAGATcaagtgagagaaaaagaggaaggaagaagagtttttaaaaaagaaagctcAAAAGAAGGCAAATAAAGTCAATACCAGACACAATCCTTAATTagtgagaaataaaaaatctgcaaagggcaactttaaaaaaaaaaaaaaaaaaaaaaaaaaacctacaaaAGAGCCAAAGCATCTCTGAAGGCCGCTTCCTACCTGTCTATCAGCTGGGAGTGGGATCAACCCATGTTGCCCACCACCTCAGTAAACTACCCAACATGCTACGAGTGAGAGCCAATAAACTCACCACGCTCCTCCTGCTGTGAGGTTTCAGGTGCTTTAAGGATCTCATTCTTCAGTGCGAGTGCTGAGTGAGAACAGGCTACGTTCGCCTCTGATTTATACGGGAGGGATGAGGGGAGGCGGGGCTAACATTGCCCGCCTCCACCccgcttcatcttcttcttcaacACAGTTTCGGCAGGGACTCTGGTCACACCagccagaccagaccagacccaaacaaacaaacaaatattctTCCAACAAATCAGCGTGTGGCCTGtaggttttaaaaaacaaatgaactaacaaaaaaaaaaaaaaaacgtgcagcTCATATATCACACAATGCTCCTTGCTAGTCTGATGATAAATGGGTCACCTCAAAGTCACAAGACACAAacaccaccaacaacaacaaaaattaaaTCAACATCGTATCAGTCGGAAAATTATGGCTCCAACAGGCTGACTCCCGCCGCACTCTCGCTCCCTTCTTCCATCTCCGTCTGTCATTCCTTGTCTT
This sequence is a window from Perca flavescens isolate YP-PL-M2 chromosome 1, PFLA_1.0, whole genome shotgun sequence. Protein-coding genes within it:
- the znf710b gene encoding zinc finger protein 710 isoform X1 codes for the protein MRSLKHLKPHSRRSVEEASRRLGRCEPKVMARLVDIGTQTDPVVVLSLAQAAVLGLISQNEVFGATIAPNGFYTGEPKESPAPPVDGVDYEYADQLIGANGDYLGDNLGEDGQMQPSCSQRRWQQGPPQHPDAKMLGPDRHSLQGGDVSSSHVSSSHVKGEVVNSAMSSCVHMLNNLATRGGLVQVDPATLRGANKNCVECEREASNQPQANTHGHPPPPQVSHRGGEQGHRGLQSQRPMGGHGRGGREDEEEVEHQGNNMMKPTQQDEAISSYFQTSEVGSYDSAEMGMAGEYEDGSQNMMWTDGNAGAQHQQPPHPQPPRRHGGRRVDRLDINIQIDESYCVDVGDGLKRWKCRMCDKSYTSKYNLVTHILGHNGIKPHACPHCGKLFKQPSHLQTHLLTHQGTRPHKCTVCKKGFTQTSHLKRHMLQHTDVKPYSCRFCRRGFAYPSELRAHEVKHERGRCHVCSQCGMEFPTYAHLKRHQTSHQGPHTFQCTECNKSFAYRSQLQNHLLKHQSPRPYTCSQCGLEFVQLHHLRQHSLTHKGMKGHKCDVCSREFTLSANLKRHMLIHNSVRPFQCHVCFKSFIQKQTLKTHMIVHLPVKPFKCKVCGKSFNRMYNLLGHMHLHAGSKPFKCPYCTSKFNLKGNLSRHMKVKHGMDVSPEGQDVLPEMDNQGEYEGQNFSFTSPDNMDNGGSQNLTKLTTANMDDMEEYYNFGKDTSSYATP
- the znf710b gene encoding zinc finger protein 710 isoform X2; translated protein: MARLVDIGTQTDPVVVLSLAQAAVLGLISQNEVFGATIAPNGFYTGEPKESPAPPVDGVDYEYADQLIGANGDYLGDNLGEDGQMQPSCSQRRWQQGPPQHPDAKMLGPDRHSLQGGDVSSSHVSSSHVKGEVVNSAMSSCVHMLNNLATRGGLVQVDPATLRGANKNCVECEREASNQPQANTHGHPPPPQVSHRGGEQGHRGLQSQRPMGGHGRGGREDEEEVEHQGNNMMKPTQQDEAISSYFQTSEVGSYDSAEMGMAGEYEDGSQNMMWTDGNAGAQHQQPPHPQPPRRHGGRRVDRLDINIQIDESYCVDVGDGLKRWKCRMCDKSYTSKYNLVTHILGHNGIKPHACPHCGKLFKQPSHLQTHLLTHQGTRPHKCTVCKKGFTQTSHLKRHMLQHTDVKPYSCRFCRRGFAYPSELRAHEVKHERGRCHVCSQCGMEFPTYAHLKRHQTSHQGPHTFQCTECNKSFAYRSQLQNHLLKHQSPRPYTCSQCGLEFVQLHHLRQHSLTHKGMKGHKCDVCSREFTLSANLKRHMLIHNSVRPFQCHVCFKSFIQKQTLKTHMIVHLPVKPFKCKVCGKSFNRMYNLLGHMHLHAGSKPFKCPYCTSKFNLKGNLSRHMKVKHGMDVSPEGQDVLPEMDNQGEYEGQNFSFTSPDNMDNGGSQNLTKLTTANMDDMEEYYNFGKDTSSYATP